AAAATCAATAACCGTTGGAGTGCTGTATACTGAATCGCCGCAGCTCAAAGGAAAACCTCCGATAACTTTTCCTTTACAGTCAAATCCGCATATCCAGCCGCTTATTGTTCCGATTATTATGTCTGTCTTGTCGTCCCCGTTTACGTCGGCGAGGACAGGCGAAGACTGAACATTGAATGTGTCGCCGAGACTGACGGGAAAACCTTCTAAAACTGCACCGTTCGCATTATACGCGTAAATTTTACTTCCGAAAGCGGCAACTATATCCAGATAACCGTCATCGTCTATGTCTCCCAACGAAGGAGAAGTGACGTACGATTTTCCTTCGAGTTTTCTGTTCCATATATTTTTTCCGTCATAAGTGAGAAGATGAAGACCTCCGTCTCCGCGAAGAACTACAATTTCATCAAATCCGTTGCGATCAATGTCAGCCAGACAAAGAGAAGAAGTCGTCAAAATCAGAGAGGGTTCGAAAACTCTCCATTTTTCCATCCAAGTTCCGTAAGAGTTCTCGGAATAAGCGTGAAGAACACCGTCTCCGCCCAAAGCATAAAGAAAACTGTCTCCTAAAACCGGCGTTGACCAGACCCAGTTACCCATTTCCATTGGAAAACCGGGAACTAAGTCTGCTTTACCGTCTTTGTCGGCATCTTCCATTTTGAAACAGTAAAATTTGTTGTCGTTTGCGCCGACCAATAGTTCTTTCATGCCGTCCCCGTCAATATCAAGAAGTGCTGGACTGCAAGCCACTCTTGCGTTGACCCTGACGGGAAAACCGTCAACGGCCTGAGGGGGTATCATGTTGGGCAGAGAATGCCAAGCGTATATGTATCCGTTTTCGTTGCCGCAGACTATTTCTTTCCCGTTCAAAGTGTCACCGTCTGCTTCAGCTATAACAACTGATGTAAACGATTCGGCGTATGTCCTGAAAAAAATTGTTGTGGTTGATGTGTTTGTTCTCATATACCCGCTTCCGTCTCTTTCAAAAGCATAGACGGTTCCGTCTTCAGTTATTGTCACAAGTTCCAGCTCTTCATCGTAATCAATATCGCATATTACGGGAGAGTTGACGTCGAAAGTGCCGATAACGAAAAAAGGAAAGTTGTCGAGAAGCCAGTCGAAACTCACGTTGAACCTTGCGATCGTGTCGTTTATTATTCTCAGGCTGTCTATTCTCAAATGTGTGACGGATCCGAAATTGTCGTTTGTGTTAGGATTTGTATAAGCATCAAATCTGGTCAAACCGCCCGGTTTGAACAAGTCGTATTCATTGCCGTAAAAAGTTGAATTCCAGTTGGTCACTTCGTAATAACCAAGTTCACAGTCCTGTATTCCGTCCGCTTCCTCAAGGTCTACTCCATGAGGAAATCCGGCATTTACTCTGTTGTCTTCAACTGTCGTGTCAACTTTTACTCTGTCTATATGCCATATTGCAAGGCCACCACTGCTGTCGCTTTGCGGAAGGCTGTAGTCGTAGTCGAAAAATTTCACCATTACGCCGCCTCTCCAAACCCTAGTCGCGTTAGAGTCCGGATTGACGTGTGACGTGTCTCCCGGAGTAGCGGAATATCTGTATGAAATAAGAAAGTGCTCTCTGTTGTTAATTGGGATTTTCACGTAATAAACGGCTGTTGTGTCCAAGGAACCTCGCCACCTGAGTTCCACGGTTGTGTCTCTGACAATCTCAGAAGGACGGGACCAACGCGGATAACTCATGTACGAAGTATTCCACACATCGTGATGAGGAGGGACAAGGCCGTCGAGGTTCCAGTTTCCAGTCCCCATCAGTGACCACCCGTTGCATCCCATAGTCTGACCGGAAACATCGTAAAGATCATACGCGCCAAGCTGATGAGCAAACTCGTGCGTCAGTCCACCCTGAAGATATGCGACGCCTCCGTCCTGGAAACCGGTCTCACAATACATCACGGCTTCAAAAATGGAATCAGTTCTGTTGTTTGCATATATAGGTTCCCCGAAAAGGGCGTCTGCACCTCCGATCCAAACTGCCGGAAGATCGTAGGGACTGTCGCCGTAATCAGTCTGCCACATAGATCCCGCGTGAAAAAGGACGATTGCATCGTATTCAGAAAATATTATATTTGCCGCTGTGTCTTTGTCGGCTTCATAAACTGCATCACGCAACAGATAAAAAAGTCCGTAGACAATGTTCTGCGGTTCTCCATAATAAAGCATCTGGTGCGGAACGGTGTAAGAAGCTGATTCTCCGGCCGGAAATATGTCGTAATCAACGTAAAGGAAGTTTTTTGTGTCGCTCAAATAATAATTTTGGAGAGCTTCCATCTGATGACCGAAATATGACAAATTATGCGGTGGATCATATCTGAGGTTGTGAGATCCGTCCGAATTATATTCAGGCTCGCCGTTTCCTGTATAATTGAATTTACCGTTGCCGGTTGTCAAGGACGAGTTGTCCTCCTGGAATTCAACTCTGAGAACCAAAACCTTCATTGTGTCCGTATCCCTGGGACCGTCACCGAATTTATATACCTTTCTCGCCGGAGCATTAAAATGATATCCTGCGAGCGGATTGTTTCTGTATAATTCCAGCTCTTTTTCTATAAATCTGCCTGCGTTCCCGCAAAATAAATCTTGCATCTGGCCAAATTCGATGTTAGCATTCATGGCCGTTGCAAGCAGGAAGCAGGTTGAAAAGAGAGTCAATTTCATCCAATCTCCTTTAGCTTGATTGCAGTTTTAACTGAAAATTTGAGATGACAGAAAATATAATTCATAAGTTGAGAGTAGAAAATTTAACAGAAAATAACCGTTCAGTCAACCTCTACATTTTTGGCATGTTTGAAGACATATTCTTATTTATATGAGCAATTTTACTTTTATGTTGAAAAAAAATTCAACAACAATAAGAGGAACTATGATAAGCAGCAATATAGAGCAGGTTATAAATTTTACATTTTTGTGGAAAACAATGTGAATAAACCTTGTTTTATTAACATTTACTTTTTATTGAATGATATTTCACAATTTCCAACAGTTGATAAATGAAAAATTTAAGCAAATAAATTATGCCTGACAAAGAAACTGATAAAAGCGCCGAAAACTGGGAAAGAATAGTAAAGCTTCTGAAAAATGAAGCTCCTTTTGAAGGTCATGAATCTTTAAATCTCTGGTTTGCCAATTCAAAAGCTTTACATATGGATGACGGAGTTTTAAAGATAGAAGTCCCAAACTCAACAATAAAAGATTGGATAGATCACAATTATCTTAAAAAAATTAACAATTTAATAAAAGCAAACTTTCCTAGTAATTTCGAAATTACTTTTATTGCAAAAGAGTTCAACCACATACCTGAA
The sequence above is drawn from the candidate division WOR-3 bacterium genome and encodes:
- a CDS encoding VCBS repeat-containing protein; amino-acid sequence: MKLTLFSTCFLLATAMNANIEFGQMQDLFCGNAGRFIEKELELYRNNPLAGYHFNAPARKVYKFGDGPRDTDTMKVLVLRVEFQEDNSSLTTGNGKFNYTGNGEPEYNSDGSHNLRYDPPHNLSYFGHQMEALQNYYLSDTKNFLYVDYDIFPAGESASYTVPHQMLYYGEPQNIVYGLFYLLRDAVYEADKDTAANIIFSEYDAIVLFHAGSMWQTDYGDSPYDLPAVWIGGADALFGEPIYANNRTDSIFEAVMYCETGFQDGGVAYLQGGLTHEFAHQLGAYDLYDVSGQTMGCNGWSLMGTGNWNLDGLVPPHHDVWNTSYMSYPRWSRPSEIVRDTTVELRWRGSLDTTAVYYVKIPINNREHFLISYRYSATPGDTSHVNPDSNATRVWRGGVMVKFFDYDYSLPQSDSSGGLAIWHIDRVKVDTTVEDNRVNAGFPHGVDLEEADGIQDCELGYYEVTNWNSTFYGNEYDLFKPGGLTRFDAYTNPNTNDNFGSVTHLRIDSLRIINDTIARFNVSFDWLLDNFPFFVIGTFDVNSPVICDIDYDEELELVTITEDGTVYAFERDGSGYMRTNTSTTTIFFRTYAESFTSVVIAEADGDTLNGKEIVCGNENGYIYAWHSLPNMIPPQAVDGFPVRVNARVACSPALLDIDGDGMKELLVGANDNKFYCFKMEDADKDGKADLVPGFPMEMGNWVWSTPVLGDSFLYALGGDGVLHAYSENSYGTWMEKWRVFEPSLILTTSSLCLADIDRNGFDEIVVLRGDGGLHLLTYDGKNIWNRKLEGKSYVTSPSLGDIDDDGYLDIVAAFGSKIYAYNANGAVLEGFPVSLGDTFNVQSSPVLADVNGDDKTDIIIGTISGWICGFDCKGKVIGGFPLSCGDSVYSTPTVIDFDGDGFIDLIANVDDGKIRGWSLGRDTGKSPWPMFRRDPAHDLKQNQPGQNPVLFADFSDLYVWPNPVEGTTAYLRYTLSEEVDEIEIAIFDIAGDKKDTFNGDTFTGINEKSFDVGFLAAGVYLLRIEARDSGNTTVKFVKMAVIK